From the genome of Rattus rattus isolate New Zealand chromosome 6, Rrattus_CSIRO_v1, whole genome shotgun sequence:
aagcctacttgagcaggttcttagattctgtttgcaagaattttattgtgtattttttgcatcaatattcataagtgagattggtttgaaattctcttttttggttgggtccttggGTTGTTTAGGTatcaaagtaattgtggcttcatagaatgaagtatgtagtgtttcttctgtttatattttatagactAGTTTAAGGAATATTCATCTAAGGTCTTTTTTGAAGAAtttgaactaaatccatctgactctggagatttacttatttaactttttggttgggagtgtTTTAAGGACTTGTTTTATTTCCGTATGGAATaagggcctgtttagaaagtttatgtATatactcttgatttaactttggtaggtggtaaaaaaaagtcaaaaggagagaaccacaagcacacAAAGCCACCTACAAAAAAATATAATAGGAACCAACAGtcttctgtctttaatatctcttgatATTAAGGACTCAACTGACCTATAAAGAGACATAAGCCAACGAACTGGATGCAAAAACAAATCCAGCATTTgttgcataaaagaaacacacctcaatatcaaaaacagacactatctcagagtaaaaggatggaaagaccaagcaaatggtcccaagaaacaagttggactTGCCATCCCAATATCCaccaaaatagactttcaaccaaaagttatcaagcataaagagaaaagatacttcatatccatcaaaggaaatcCACCAAGAGCAACTCTCAATTATGAtcatttatgccccaaatgcaagggcacccacattaataaaagaaactttactaaagctcataaCATGCATTGAACCCCATGCAATaattgtgggagacttcaacaccctactctcagcaatggacaggtcattgaaacagaaactaaacagagacacagtgaaactaatagagtgtatgaaccaaatggatttaacagatatctacagaacatttcaccctaaaacaaaataacaaaccttcttttcagcactttATGGTATCTTTTCCAAACTGAACATACAAATTTTCATAAAACcacccttggggttggggaattagctcagtggtagagcacttgcctagcaagcgcaaggccctgggttcagtcaccagctccgaaaaaaaaaaaaagaaaagaaaagaaatgaaaagaaaagaaaagaaaaaaagacccacCCTTAACCAATATCAGATTAAAATAAACGCGTTCACCCAATCAGACCACCATTgcctaagactggtcttcaataacagcagaagcaacagaaaaTCCCCATACacttggaaactgaacaactcttttcTTAATGACAATTTGGTCAgcgaagaaataaataaaagacttcctggaatttaatgaatattttgatACATCATATCCAAAgtaatgggatacaatgaaagcactgctaagaggaaaattcatagcattaagtgccctggtaaagaaactggagatattttacactagcaacttaacagcacacctgagagctctgaaacataaagaagcaaacacatctaagaaaagtagaaggcaggaaacagttaaactcagggctgaaatcaatcaaccacatagaaacaaagaaaacaatcctaattttcagaaataaaaaaaagctggttctttgaaagatccaataagatagataaacccctagctaATCTAACTAAAGGGGAGAGGCAGTGCCCAAagtaacaaactcagaaatgaaaagggagacataacaacagtaatgggggaaattcaaaatataatcagatcctacaacaaaaacttatattcaacaaaacttaaaaatctcgATGAAATgcatggttttctagacagataccacatactaaAGTTTTAAGTAATACAATTTAGTTCATAATATGAGAGGAGTCCCCCGAGGAGAAATCCTGTTAATGTGAATAATATGGCAAAGCAATAACAAGATTTATGTCCATTAAGTATTAAAACTCATATTAGaaagaagagctgagaattcGTCAAGTGTGGGAAATCCTTAATTACTTCAGCTATTTTCAAAGACATATTCATTCATAGAGAAGAAGTGTACAAAATGCAGGAAAGgcattatacattttaattttggaaaatccAAACAGGAGAGAACCCTTTTAGGTTGTCACGTGTACACTGGTGTCTTCAGTAGTTCCAGGTGCATTTGTCTAAATATGGTACCTTACAATGAATGAAAATTTCACTGGGGCCAAGATCATGGAAAATCATTACTTATTTCCAGTGACATAAAGTAAACAAAAGCATTCACAGGAGTAAGAAATTCTATGATTAAATCTCTCTGAGAGGCATTTCAGAAACCTGAAAATTCATGAAAGGTAAAAGTTGTGTAAGTATAGTCAATGCGGAAAAGCAATTATTTGTAAAACTCCTTTAAACTCATGAAATAATTCagaaatcatattttttaaaatgtaggaaaCTTTAGTCATACATCTTTCTGGAATACCTTATGATTAATAATAggataaaagcaaagaaacatatatacacagaatcTAGATCATACATTTTGTGGCCCTCACATTAATTTTATGCAATGGAGAAAACAGAGTACAGACGAAAAGGAATTAGGGGCtatgagaaatatttaaaagacatcACAACTTCTAAGTGTGTACTTTTACAGAATGTGATGGCAGTGCAGTTCCATGGTGGAAATATTAcagatcagacacaaccagggCCACTGGGTAAACCtctaacaaagaaacacacacacacagacacaccaggagcTTGAGTAGGGATTCAGGacttaaaagtacttgctgtttgcaggagacccaggttcaatttccagagtAACATTGTGCAGAATAATCATCTGCAATTCAAATTCAGTGTGATTCAATACCTTATTTTTACTGTTTCATGCATGTTGTACACTATCAGGAAAAGCATTAATACCCCtaaactaaaataattaaatattaaaactttaaatagaTACCAGTAtacaattataaagaaaaaaaaattttttggttcttttttttttttccagagctggggatcgaacccagggccttgcgcttcctaccactgagctaaatccccagccccagaaaattTTATAGatggatatttttactttttatttacttgtttaaaacatttttattctttgaaagtatCATATATTCACCCTATGTATACTGATTTTATCAATACACCACTACCTTCCTTCAGCTTCCCTATTGTACCTCACACGCTCTCCTTCCtacaataataatatatttctatagTTTTTCTAGTAATTATTCCCAAAACTCAATTAGTGGTGCCCACATGCAAATGTGTATCTACCAAGGTGTGGAAATCTAATGCCATATCTCCAGAAGAGGCTGACCCTCCCTCCTGAATTAGTCGTAAAACTACTCCAATATAAGATTCCCTCTACAACATTTGCTAGAATTTTGACTGGCTTCAAAATCTGACCACAGATTTTATGTAAGTTGATGCATAGAACAGCCAAATATCCAGAAGTTGGTATCTCACAGCTCTCTTCATCCACTCCTCATCTCTGCATTTTACTGAGTTCTGAGTagttgacatatatatatatacatatatatgtatgtgtgtattgccAACTCTCAAATATACTTTCACCTTAACCTCTTACTATTGAATGATAGATACACTAAGAAATAAAACCTTAGAGACAAAATTTTCTTACTCCCCCAGAAACAGAATGGGCTCCTCAGAGGAAGCTAACAATGGAATTTTAGTCAATAATGTCTCTGATCAAGGGAGGATAGCTCCAAAGCAGAGTCAGCTCCTGGGACACCTGACTGGAGGAGCTAACACAGTTTCTAAAACTCTCAAGGTCTCACCAAATATAATGAAACTAACATAATAGCAAATAATGATTGTAAAAATGTTATTGCTTTGCTCCCTACTAATCATATTAGAGGTTTCTTAGCCCTTCTGGAAAATTACCATAGCCCTGCATAAAAGTGGACTGCAAGCTCTTGGAGTGGTCATCATTTTTGAGTGGTGACCTCTGCATGCTGGTAGTCTTTGTAGAATAAACACACCTTGCCTTTGCATACCAGTTGAGTCTAGAGTCTTCCTACAGTGATTCTTGGGCCACACTAAGAATGTCATTTTACCTCTCCAACCCCAAATAACTATCTGTTCTGTGGATTTCAAGTTACTTGATATATATGACTAAGACCAGGGAAAATGGAGAGCAAAGATGCTTCCAATATATTGATGGTAAATATCTTATTGCCATGAAAATCACTTGATAAATTGTGTATGACTAATAAAATATAGACCTTTGAATGTCatgaattatgtatttattaaagaaaatattttctcttatagcAACATAATTATACATTTACAATTGTCAAGATAAAAATAATGTTGCAAGTACATTATTTACATGAATATTAAATTCACCCTTTTCGTTAAACcaatatattttcacattttttctgACTCTCAAAAGAGAGAgtatggaggagagagggacagagggaaaggcagagggagaggtcCTGACTTTTTATAAGaatacctctttctttctttggttgcCCCCTTCCACTCTAAGTATGGAAAATGTGGAGCCTGAGCTCTGGGGAAAACAGAAGTCTAGTGATAAACAACAACCATTCTTTGCACGTTTTCTATGTCTTTAGTGGCCAGACTGTAGAGCAGAAGTCTtcagttagttttatttttgtaactttGTAAACTATAAGCTTACAATGCAAACTGGCCCAACCAAATTTCCTTAAATTGATACAGGCAGAACATGCAAAACAGTGGAAAAGTCATATCTTGATTAGCATTTCTGCATTGTGAGTTTGCCTTTATTTCTTAAATCATCTGATTTATATTTAGGCTCTGATAAGGACAAACACATGCGGGTTAGGACTCACCAGAGAATCgcaggaaataaaagaaacacttaaggaaatatGTAGATTAAATATCAAATAGGAAATGTTCAGCTTGTTGtattttcagaaatttaaaaggGAGCAGGGCAAAGAGAAAAACTTATTTGCACAATGGATAACTCATGGACCACTTGGTGATCAAGTAACGGGCAGCACTGTTATATCTCAAGCTTTTTATGATCATGGAACCTGTCATTCACATCTTTGCCACTATACTAATACATGTGGAGTTCATTTTTGGGAATCTGAGCAATGGATTTATAGTGTTGTCAAACTTCTTGAACTGGGTCGTTAAACAAAAACTTTCCACAATAGATAAAATTCTTCTTACATTGGCAATTTCGAGAATCACTCTTATCTGGGAaatgtatgtcttttttaaaattgtatatggTTCATCTTCATTTGTATTTGGGATGAAATTACAGATTCTCTGTTTTGCCTGGATCCTTTCTAGTCACTTCAGCCTCTGGTTTGCCACAGCTCTCAGCATCTTTTACTTACTCAGAATAGCTAACTGCTCCTGGCAGATCTTCCTGTATTTGAAATGGAGACTTAAACAAGTGATTGTGGGGATGTTGCTGGCAAGCTTGGTGTTCTTGCCTGGAATCCTGATGCAAAGGACTCCTGAAGAGAGGCCCTATCAATATGGAGGAAACACAAGTGAGAATTCCATGGAAACTGACTTGGCAATGTTTACAGAGCTGATTCTTTTCAACATGACTATATTCTCTGTAATACCATTTTCATTGgccttgatttcttttctcctgcTAATCTTCTCTTTGTGGAAACATCTCCAGAAGATGAAGCTCAGTTCCAGAGGACATGGAGACCCTAGCACCAAGGCCCACACAAATGCTTTGAGAATTATGGTCTCCTTCCTCTTGCTCTATACTTCatatttcctgtctcttcttatATCATGGATTGCTCAGAAGCATCACAGTAAACTTTTTGACATTATTGGTACTATTGCTGAACTCATGTATCCTTCAGCTCACTCATTTATCCTGATTCTAGGAAATTCTAAATTAAAGCAGACTTCTCTTTGGATACTGAGTCATTTGAAATGTAGGCTGAAAGGAGAGAATATTGCAACTACATCTGGCAAACCAATTAACTAGCTGTTATATACTCTGTATTGCATACAAATCAGTGAGTTAGTGGTTCAAGGATTCCTTCCTTGACTTATTGTATCATGGAAGTCATTTAGGGAGAGGCTGAACAAGCTATCTTCTGTAACTTGGCAAGGCTTACATATAGTAGTGGTACTGGGACACCATCCAACCATAAA
Proteins encoded in this window:
- the LOC116904590 gene encoding taste receptor type 2 member 102-like, whose amino-acid sequence is MIMEPVIHIFATILIHVEFIFGNLSNGFIVLSNFLNWVVKQKLSTIDKILLTLAISRITLIWEMYVFFKIVYGSSSFVFGMKLQILCFAWILSSHFSLWFATALSIFYLLRIANCSWQIFLYLKWRLKQVIVGMLLASLVFLPGILMQRTPEERPYQYGGNTSENSMETDLAMFTELILFNMTIFSVIPFSLALISFLLLIFSLWKHLQKMKLSSRGHGDPSTKAHTNALRIMVSFLLLYTSYFLSLLISWIAQKHHSKLFDIIGTIAELMYPSAHSFILILGNSKLKQTSLWILSHLKCRLKGENIATTSGKPIN